CGGCAAAACCTCACTTGTAAAACGGGTTATGAATAATATCGCGATAGAGGACTATCTCACTATCTATGTTGATTTTCTCTCGGTTATCAGCGAAAAAGATGTAACAGAAAAGTTTTTTAACGCAGTTGTGAGAGGGGTAGGAGAGAACATAACGGAAAAATCATTTATAAATAAGGTGAAGCACCTGTTTACGAGAATATATCCATCAATAGATATAGGCCCTGACGGTATATCTCTCTCCGCAAAATATGATAAGTCGGAAACATTCAACCACCTTGTTGATGATATTTTTATAGGCCTGAATAAATATCTTAATAAAAATGACCGCAAATGCCTTATCATCTTTGACGAGTTCCAGGAAATTACCGGGCTCCCGGAAAGCAAACGCGTTGAGGGCATTCTTCGTGAATATATTCAGAACCAGCAGAACATATCTTTTTTCTTTGTCGGTAGCCGCCGCCGCATTCTACAATCAATGTTTACAGATTCAAAGAGGGCATTTTATCGAATGGGTTTTATATATGCTATGGGTAAGATCCCGAATGCTGAATTCATACCTTACGTTGTCGACTGTTTTAGAGAAACCGGCAAGGAGTGCCCGGATACAATAGTTGAGGACATGTATGAATATGTCAGCGGTAATACATATTATATGCAGAAACTATCACATATCCTTTGGAATATGATCACACCGGGGGAAAAGGCGACAAAAGAGATGTTTGATACCGCAAAAAATGAGCTCCTTAAAAGTGAGTCCTCCATCTTCCAGGGAACGTTCGTAGAGATGAATTTCGGAGAAAAAAAGCTGATCCGCGCGCTATCAGCAGAACCCACAGGAAAGCCATATGCAATCGAGTATTTATCAAGACATGGCCTTAATGCAGGCGGAGTACAAAAGAGCCTCAAATCGCTGGTTGACAAAGACGTTATAGAGAAAGAAGATGGTATATACCGATTGGTAGATGCGGTATTTGGCAAGTGGTGCAGCAAAAGGTAAACGAGGTATGGCAACGATTCTGGTGAAAATGGACCATCTTGATGTAACCTAATGGTTTGCACAAAACATTTTCAGACAAACCTCTTGACCTAATTGTCATACTGTAGCCCGGGTGGCAGATAGCGGCTCGCTAAGCGGTATTACGTATAGCAGGAAGGACTCCGCGCGTGACATTACTTCCATCTGATTTGTACCCGAATCTTGTCGCCATTGCAAATAAAAAATCTCAGCGTGATCATCCCTATCGTGATCGCTGAGAAAAGCACGGTATCTATATACGACTTGAAAACCCGCATTTTCATTCAAGTTGCCGTTCGATGAATCTCAGTCAATAACAAAAACCGAATGCCTGCCTTCGATAATCCTGTATGATCTATGTTTCCCCAAAGGTCTATAAAAAAAGGAGATAGACAATGACAGTAAGAGACGCTATTCACATTTTTAAAATATCACAGAAAAATATCCATAGGAAGAGAACCACAGACAGCTACCGCTACCTTCTTGAACATCTCGAAGATCATTTTACTGATATTCACGTGGAAGCGATCGCCCCTGAACACATCTACCAGTTTCTGGAGGCTTTAACGGAACATGCGGCCAAGTCAACCAGGAGATTGCGGTATGCCCAGTTAAAAGCATTCTTTAATTTCCTGATTAATGAAAAAAGACATCCCATGAAGAATCCTTGCCAGGATTCGATCATGGTCAAAGCCTTTAAAAGCCCAAGGATGAAACAGAGGGATATCCTCAGCAGAGAAAGTGTTGATGAAATCATTTATCGGAGCAAGAAGATCAGGGACAGGCTGATTTTGGAACTTCAAGCGAGGTGCGGCATGAGAATAGGCGAGGTCTTGAATCTCAGAGCGTCGGATATTACTGACCGAAAGCTGGTTATTCGGCAACCTAAATCCGGAAAGGATATGGAAGTTGCCTTTATGACGGAATCCATCGCAAAGAGGCTGTCTGAATATGTCCGTAGCTGTCAGCATGATCCGGAGGGCAGGATTTTCCCGATATGCTATTCCTCCGCCTTGTCCATGGTGAGAAAGCTTGGCAAAAAGATCGGAATCCACATTCGGCCCCACGACCTGCGTCGATATTCGGCCACCTATGCCAGTCGCAACGGCATCCCTCTGGAAGTGGTATCAA
The nucleotide sequence above comes from Pseudomonadota bacterium. Encoded proteins:
- a CDS encoding ATP-binding protein, producing MSNVINPFNLGSVLTDNKFCNRKKELDDLLTHARNCVNVVLFSSRRLGKTSLVKRVMNNIAIEDYLTIYVDFLSVISEKDVTEKFFNAVVRGVGENITEKSFINKVKHLFTRIYPSIDIGPDGISLSAKYDKSETFNHLVDDIFIGLNKYLNKNDRKCLIIFDEFQEITGLPESKRVEGILREYIQNQQNISFFFVGSRRRILQSMFTDSKRAFYRMGFIYAMGKIPNAEFIPYVVDCFRETGKECPDTIVEDMYEYVSGNTYYMQKLSHILWNMITPGEKATKEMFDTAKNELLKSESSIFQGTFVEMNFGEKKLIRALSAEPTGKPYAIEYLSRHGLNAGGVQKSLKSLVDKDVIEKEDGIYRLVDAVFGKWCSKR
- a CDS encoding tyrosine-type recombinase/integrase, with the translated sequence MTVRDAIHIFKISQKNIHRKRTTDSYRYLLEHLEDHFTDIHVEAIAPEHIYQFLEALTEHAAKSTRRLRYAQLKAFFNFLINEKRHPMKNPCQDSIMVKAFKSPRMKQRDILSRESVDEIIYRSKKIRDRLILELQARCGMRIGEVLNLRASDITDRKLVIRQPKSGKDMEVAFMTESIAKRLSEYVRSCQHDPEGRIFPICYSSALSMVRKLGKKIGIHIRPHDLRRYSATYASRNGIPLEVVSKVLLRHQDLKTTQMYLGKITDTEAIRWMDVLHGN